The following are encoded in a window of Impatiens glandulifera chromosome 5, dImpGla2.1, whole genome shotgun sequence genomic DNA:
- the LOC124939218 gene encoding protein FAR1-RELATED SEQUENCE 9-like, protein MTTTQRSESMNSLVKRYVNYKHKFLDFFNHFERLLDDRRYQELKADFRANTSIPSLLYPVVILKEASSIYTLEAFKCFEMEWCKSHDFIVEICEDVGSLQKYKVTSHLKRYHHIVTVDSSCEKFECGCRKFEFGGILCSHILRIFTVKNIMSIPKEYILKRWTRKVKVEYFEVNDSNANKVNLDPKIHQNIRYKELCGLYVQLVTKEAEREDTYKVVKDGILDMLKLIDEKLQAFEIDDTNVLNEKNV, encoded by the coding sequence ATGACTACAACTCaaagaagtgagagtatgaacagtctTGTAAAAAGGTACGTCAATTATAAACACAAATTCTTAGACTTCTTCAATCATTTTGAAAGACTTCTCGATGATCGTCGATATCAGGAGTTAAAAGCAGATTTTCGGGCAAATACAAGTATTCCAAGTCTATTGTATCCAGTTGTGATTTTAAAGGAAGCAAGTAGTATCTATACTCTTGAGGCATTCAAGTGTTTTGAAATGGAATGGTGCAAATCTCATGATTTTATTGTTGAAATTTGTGAGGATGTTGGATCActtcaaaaatataaagttacttCTCACCTGAAAAGATATCATCATATAGTTACAGTTGATTCATCATGTGAAAAATTTGAATGTGGCTgtagaaaatttgaatttggtggGATTCTATGTTctcatattttaagaatatttacaGTGAAAAATATCATGAGTATCCCAAAAGAGTACATACTAAAAAGGTGGACGCGAAAAGTTAAGGTTGAATATTTTGAAGTTAATGATTCAAATGCTAACAAAGTTAATTTGGATCcaaaaatacatcaaaatattCGATATAAAGAACTGTGTGGGTTGTATGTTCAATTGGTTACCAAGGAAGCTGAGAGAGAAGACACTTACAAAGTTGTTAAAGATGGTATTTTGGATATGTTAAAATTGATAGATGAGAAGTTACAAGCTTTTGAGATAGATGATACCAATGTTTTAAAcgaaaaaaatgtataa